In Kaistella faecalis, a genomic segment contains:
- a CDS encoding Rossmann-like and DUF2520 domain-containing protein encodes MKIVILGSGNVAFHLAKAFKEKNIAVSQIFGRNEIALKEISEKFSIPYSTEEVPDADLYLISVSDDSVTNISKKISKENCLVAHTSGSLPKEILQGNYRKASFYPLQTFSKSKNLNYAEIPFFVEAENEDDLEILKNVALKISENVMISDYEKRKYIHLTAVFACNFVNHLFSRAKEISDAQDIPFNYFLPLIDETVQKIHEIDPKSAQTGPAVRNDGRVLELHEALITDAEHMKIYKTMNESIKKMYEL; translated from the coding sequence ATGAAGATTGTAATTCTGGGTTCGGGGAATGTAGCTTTTCATCTGGCAAAGGCTTTCAAGGAAAAAAACATCGCTGTATCACAAATTTTCGGCCGGAATGAAATTGCGCTGAAAGAGATTTCAGAAAAATTCAGTATTCCGTATTCTACCGAAGAAGTTCCCGATGCTGATTTATACCTGATCTCTGTAAGTGATGACTCGGTAACCAATATCTCGAAGAAAATTTCAAAAGAAAACTGTCTCGTAGCACATACCTCCGGTTCGCTGCCAAAGGAAATCCTGCAGGGAAATTACCGAAAAGCCAGCTTTTATCCTTTGCAGACCTTCTCCAAATCAAAAAACCTCAATTATGCCGAAATTCCTTTTTTTGTTGAAGCGGAAAACGAAGACGATCTGGAAATCCTGAAAAATGTGGCGTTGAAAATTTCGGAAAACGTAATGATTTCTGATTATGAAAAAAGAAAATACATTCACCTGACTGCAGTTTTTGCCTGCAATTTTGTGAATCATCTTTTTTCAAGAGCCAAGGAAATTTCTGATGCTCAAGACATTCCCTTCAATTATTTTTTGCCATTAATTGATGAAACCGTCCAGAAAATTCATGAAATTGATCCCAAATCTGCCCAAACCGGACCGGCGGTGAGAAATGACGGAAGGGTTTTAGAACTTCATGAAGCATTAATCACGGACGCGGAACACATGAAAATTTATAAAACGATGAACGAATCTATAAAGAAAATGTATGAGTTATAA